In one Trichosurus vulpecula isolate mTriVul1 chromosome 8, mTriVul1.pri, whole genome shotgun sequence genomic region, the following are encoded:
- the PHYHIPL gene encoding phytanoyl-CoA hydroxylase-interacting protein-like: protein MDVPPRLDPALGSPASPCEDVIKNLSLEAIQLCERDGNKSQDSGIAEMEELPVPHNIKISNITCDSFKISWEMDSKSKDRITHYFIDLNKKENKNSNKFKHKDVPTKLVAKAVPLPMTVRGHWFLSPRTEYTVAVQTASKQVDGDYVVSEWSEIIEFCTADYSKVHLTQLLEKAEVIAGRMLKFTVFYRNQHKEYFDYIREQHGKAMQPSVKDNSGSHGSPISGKLEGIFFSCSTEFNTGKPPQDSPYGRYRFEIAAEKLFNPNTNLYFGDFYCMYTAYHYVILVIAPVGSPGDEFCKQRLPQLNSKDNKFLTCTEEDGVLVYHHAQDVILEVIYTDPVDLSLGTVAEITGHQLMSLSTANAKKDPSCKTCNISVGR from the exons GAAACAAATCCCAAGATAGTGGCATAGCAGAAATGGAGGAACTTCCAGTCCCGCACAACATCAAGATTAGTAATATCACATGTGATTCCTTCAAGATTTCATGGGAAATGGATTCCAAATCGAAGGACCGGATTACACACTATTTCATTGAcctgaacaagaaagagaacaaaaattcTAACAAATTTAAACATAAG GATGTTCCCACCAAATTGGTGGCCAAAGCTGTCCCCTTGCCCATGACTGTGCGTGGACACTGGTTCCTGAGCCCAAGGACTGAATACACAGTCGCGGTGCAGACAGCCTCGAAGCAGGTGGATGGAGATTATGTTGTGTCTGAGTGGAGTGAAATCATCGAATTTTGCACTGCAG ATTATTCCAAAGTTCACTTAACACAACTCTTAGAAAAAGCCGAAGTGATTGCAGGACGTATGCTTAAATTTACCGTTTTTTATCGTAATCAGCACAAAGAATACTTTGACTACATCCG AGAGCAGCACGGGAAAGCCATGCAGCCGTCCGTCAAAGATAACAGTGGGAGCCATGGTTCTCCCATTAGTGGGAAGCTGGAAGGCATCTTCTTCAGCTGCAGCACCGAGTTCAACACGGGGAAGCCCCCCCAAGATTCCCCTTATGGCAGATACAGGTTCGAGATCGCAGCAGAGAAACTCTTTAACCCCAATACCAACTTGTACTTTGGGGACTTCTACTGTATGTACACCGCCTATCACTACGTGATTCTCGTCATCGCTCCTGTTGGGTCACCAGGAGATGAATTCTGTAAGCAGCGCCTCCCTCAGCTAAATTCTAAGGATAATAAATTTCTGACCTGCACTGAAGAAGATGGTGTGCTGGTTTACCACCATGCCCAGGATGTCATTTTAGAAGTTATTTACACTGACCCTGTGGATCTCTCCCTTGGCACCGTGGCAGAAATCACTGGTCACCAGCTCATGAGCTTGTCTACCGCAAATGCAAAGAAAGACCCCAGCTGCAAAACCTGCAATATTAGCGTTGGACGTTAA